One Epinephelus moara isolate mb chromosome 20, YSFRI_EMoa_1.0, whole genome shotgun sequence genomic window carries:
- the znf143b gene encoding zinc finger protein 143 isoform X1, whose translation MLLAQINRDSQGMAEFHDADGQPVTLCLTEAVTVADGDQMESMDTVSLQAVTLADGSTAYIQHDSKASFSDGQIMDGQVIQLEDGSAAYVQHVSMPKGGGDSLQLEDGQAVQLEDGTTAFIHTPKDTYDQSGLQEVQLEDGSTAYIQHTVHMPQSNTILAIQADGTIADLQAEATAIDPETISVLEQYTTKVENIENPLGSFGRVEADNGVHMRIVLQGQDNRPGRGSNVGEKSFRCEYEGCGKLYTTAHHLKVHERSHTGDKPYVCDYPGCVKKFATGYGLKSHSRTHTGEKPYRCQELNCCKSFKTSGDLQKHTRTHTGEKPFKCPVEGCGRSFTTSNIRKVHIRTHTGERPYYCSEPSCGRSFASATNYKNHMRIHTGEKPYVCTVPGCEKRFTEYSSLYKHHVVHTPCKPYNCNHCGKTYKQISTLAMHKRTAHNDTEPIEEEQEAYFEPPTGRWRHNDTEIKSVSVRDAIDDPNVSYTAAVVEAEDSGSEQVPVESSDMIGQQHVALVTQEDGTQQQVSISEADLQAMGGTITMVTQEGTTITIPAHELATQGAHSVTMVTTDGSDEQVAIMAPDMATFQTVEEAGYSQEQDSIHPVTLLATSNGTHIAVQLSDQPSLEEAIRIASRIQQGESPGLDD comes from the exons ATGCTCTTGGCCCAGATCAACCGGGACTCGCAGGGAATGGCAGAGTTTCACGATGCAGACGGGCAGCCGGTCACTCTCTGTCTGACAGAGGCCGTGACTGTGGCAG ATGGAGATCAGATGGAGAGCATGGACACAGTGAGCCTGCAGGCCGTTACTCTTGCAGATGGATCCACCGCGTACATCCAACACGACTCCAAAGCTTCATTCTCAGACGGACAGATCATGGACGGTCAGGTGATCCAGCTGGAGGACGGCTCTGCTGCCTACGTCCAACATGTGTCCATGCCCAAAGGAG GAGGAGACAGTTTACAGCTTGAAGACGGACAAGCAGTTCAGCTAGAAGATGGAACAACAGCCTTCATTCACACTCCCAAAG ataCGTACGACCAGAGTGGCCTGCAGGAGGTGCAGCTGGAGGACGGCAGCACTGCCTACATCCAGCACACGGTGCACATGCCCCAGTCCAACACCATCCTGGCCATCCAGGCCGACGGCACCATCGCAGACCTGCAGGCCGAGGCCACAGCCATCGACCCCGAGACCATCAGCGTGCTGGAACAGTACACCACCAAG GTGGAGAATATAGAAAACCCTCTGGGGTCCTTCGGCAGAGTGGAAGCAGACAACGGCGTCCACATGCGG ATTGTGTTACAGGGTCAAGACAACAGGCCGGGCAGAGGCTCAAACGTAGGAGAGAAGTCTTTCCGCTGTGAATATGAAGGCTGTGGAAAACTCTACACCACTGCCCACCATCTGaag GTACACGAACGCTCCCACACTGGAGACAAACCGTACGTCTGTGACTATCCCGGCTGTGTGAAAAAGTTTGCAACAG GGTACGGACTGAAGAGTCACTCACGAACACACACGGGGGAGAAGCCGTACAGATGTCAAGAGCTGAACTGCTGCAAGTCCTTCAAAACCTCCGGAGACCTTCAGAAGCACACGAGGACTCACACAG GAGAGAAGCCCTTTAAATGCCCAGTTGAAGGCTGCGGCAGGTCGTTTACCACCTCCAACATCCGCAAAGTTCACATCCGAACACACACCGGGGAGCGGCCGTACTACTGCTCTGAGCCAAGCTGTGGACGGTCCTTCGCCAGCGCCACCAACTATAAGAACCATATGAGGATACACACTG GAGAGAAACCGTACGTGTGCACAGTGCCTGGCTGTGAAAAGCGCTTCACAGAGTACTCCAGCCTTTACAAACACCATGTGGTTCATACGCCCTGCAAACCTTACAACTGCAACCACTGTGGGAAAACCTACAAGCAGATCTCAACGCTTGCCATGCACAAACGCACAGCGCACAACGACACAGAGCCCAtcgaggaggagcaggaggcctACTTCGAACCCCCAACAGGTCGATGGAGACATAATGATACAGAGATAAAATCTGTCTCTGTTAGAG ATGCCATCGACGACCCAAACGTCAGCTACACGGCAGCGGTGGTCGAGGCAGAAGACTCGGGCTCAGAGCAGGTTCCTGTGGAGAGCTCAGACATGATTGGTCAGCAGCACGTTGCCTTGGtaacgcaggaggacggaacaCAGCAGCAG GTCAGTATCTCTGAAGCAGACTTACAAGCTATGGGTGGCACTATCACCATGGTAACCCAAGAAGGAACAACCATAACCATCCCCGCCCACGAACTGGCAACGCAAGGTGCTCACTCGGTTACCATGGTAACAACAGACGGCTCAGATGAACAG gTGGCCATCATGGCGCCCGACATGGCCACGTTCCAAACCGTGGAGGAGGCCGGCTACAGCCAGGAGCAGGACAGCATTCATCCTGTCACGTTACTGGCCACCTCCAACGGCACTCACATCGCTGTGCAG ctcagcGACCAGCCGTCGTTGGAGGAAGCCATCAGAATAGCATCACGAATACAACAGGGAGAGTCCCCAGGTCTGGATGATTGA
- the LOC126408101 gene encoding palmitoyltransferase ZDHHC7-like codes for MSSGHRLRDVEQQRPLLDGEDEAAERSSRNDAKRLWFIQDCCGMVCAFITWFLVFYADFVVTFVMLLPSRSFWYAVVNGVVFNSLAVLALASHLRTMLTDPGAVPKGNATKKYMDSLQLKPGEVIYKCPKCCSIKPERAHHCSICKRCIRKMDHHCPWVNNCVGEKNQRFFVLFTMYIAIISSHALALCGYQFVTCIRVQWRECSDFSPPVTMMLMIFLCMEALLFFTFTAVMFSTQVHSICNDETEIERLKNEKPTWERQTRWAGLRSVFGGQPSLQWISPFAGLKLPTLIHRRTWRGGAEFSV; via the exons ATGTCCTCAGGCCACAGGCTGAGGGACGTGGAGcagcagcgccccctgctggacgGGGAGGATGAGGCGGCGGAGAGGAGTTCCCGTAACGATGCAAAGCGACTCTGGTTCATCCAGGACTGCTGCGGCATGGTGTGTGCCTTCATCACCTGGTTCCTGGTGTTTTACGCTGACTTTGTGGTCACCTTCGTCATGCTGCTGCCCTCCAGGAGCTTCTGGTACGCCGTGGTCAACGGGGTGGTCTTCAACAGCCTGGCTGTGCTGGCGTTGGCCTCCCACCTCCGCACCATGCTGACCGACCCG GGAGCTGTTCCCAAAGGAAACGCCACTAAGAAGTACATGGACAGTCTGCAGCTAAAGCCGGGCGAAGTCATCTACAAATGTCCAAAATGCTGCAGCATCAAACCTGAGAGGGCTCATCACTGCAG TATCTGTAAGCGCTGCATCCGTAAGATGGACCACCACTGTCCCTGGGTCAACAACTGTGTCGGGGAGAAAAACCAGCGCTTCTTCGTCCTCTTCACT ATGTACATCGCTATAATCTCCAGTCACGCTCTGGCTCTCTGTGGATACCAGTTCGTCACCTGCATCAGAGTCCAGTGGAGAG AGTGCAGTGATTTCTCCCCTCCGGTGACGATGATGCTGATGATCTTCCTCTGCATGGAagccctcctcttcttcaccttCACAGCTGTTATGTTCAGCACTCAGGTCCACTCCATCTGTAACGACGAGACG gagATCGAGCGTCTGAAGAACGAGAAGCCGACCTGGGAGCGTCAGACTCGCTGGGCGGGGCTGAGGTCGGTGTTCGGAGGTCAGCCGTCGCTGCAGTGGATCAGCCCCTTCGCTGGACTCAAACTACCAACCCTGATCCACAGACGCACCTGGAGGGGCGGGGCAGAGTTCTCCGTGTGA
- the znf143b gene encoding zinc finger protein 143 isoform X2, whose protein sequence is MLLAQINRDSQGMAEFHDADGQPVTLCLTEAVTVADGDQMESMDTVSLQAVTLADGSTAYIQHDSKASFSDGQIMDGQVIQLEDGSAAYVQHVSMPKGGGDSLQLEDGQAVQLEDGTTAFIHTPKDTYDQSGLQEVQLEDGSTAYIQHTVHMPQSNTILAIQADGTIADLQAEATAIDPETISVLEQYTTKVENIENPLGSFGRVEADNGVHMRIVLQGQDNRPGRGSNVGEKSFRCEYEGCGKLYTTAHHLKVHERSHTGDKPYVCDYPGCVKKFATGYGLKSHSRTHTGEKPYRCQELNCCKSFKTSGDLQKHTRTHTGEKPFKCPVEGCGRSFTTSNIRKVHIRTHTGERPYYCSEPSCGRSFASATNYKNHMRIHTGEKPYVCTVPGCEKRFTEYSSLYKHHVVHTPCKPYNCNHCGKTYKQISTLAMHKRTAHNDTEPIEEEQEAYFEPPTDAIDDPNVSYTAAVVEAEDSGSEQVPVESSDMIGQQHVALVTQEDGTQQQVSISEADLQAMGGTITMVTQEGTTITIPAHELATQGAHSVTMVTTDGSDEQVAIMAPDMATFQTVEEAGYSQEQDSIHPVTLLATSNGTHIAVQLSDQPSLEEAIRIASRIQQGESPGLDD, encoded by the exons ATGCTCTTGGCCCAGATCAACCGGGACTCGCAGGGAATGGCAGAGTTTCACGATGCAGACGGGCAGCCGGTCACTCTCTGTCTGACAGAGGCCGTGACTGTGGCAG ATGGAGATCAGATGGAGAGCATGGACACAGTGAGCCTGCAGGCCGTTACTCTTGCAGATGGATCCACCGCGTACATCCAACACGACTCCAAAGCTTCATTCTCAGACGGACAGATCATGGACGGTCAGGTGATCCAGCTGGAGGACGGCTCTGCTGCCTACGTCCAACATGTGTCCATGCCCAAAGGAG GAGGAGACAGTTTACAGCTTGAAGACGGACAAGCAGTTCAGCTAGAAGATGGAACAACAGCCTTCATTCACACTCCCAAAG ataCGTACGACCAGAGTGGCCTGCAGGAGGTGCAGCTGGAGGACGGCAGCACTGCCTACATCCAGCACACGGTGCACATGCCCCAGTCCAACACCATCCTGGCCATCCAGGCCGACGGCACCATCGCAGACCTGCAGGCCGAGGCCACAGCCATCGACCCCGAGACCATCAGCGTGCTGGAACAGTACACCACCAAG GTGGAGAATATAGAAAACCCTCTGGGGTCCTTCGGCAGAGTGGAAGCAGACAACGGCGTCCACATGCGG ATTGTGTTACAGGGTCAAGACAACAGGCCGGGCAGAGGCTCAAACGTAGGAGAGAAGTCTTTCCGCTGTGAATATGAAGGCTGTGGAAAACTCTACACCACTGCCCACCATCTGaag GTACACGAACGCTCCCACACTGGAGACAAACCGTACGTCTGTGACTATCCCGGCTGTGTGAAAAAGTTTGCAACAG GGTACGGACTGAAGAGTCACTCACGAACACACACGGGGGAGAAGCCGTACAGATGTCAAGAGCTGAACTGCTGCAAGTCCTTCAAAACCTCCGGAGACCTTCAGAAGCACACGAGGACTCACACAG GAGAGAAGCCCTTTAAATGCCCAGTTGAAGGCTGCGGCAGGTCGTTTACCACCTCCAACATCCGCAAAGTTCACATCCGAACACACACCGGGGAGCGGCCGTACTACTGCTCTGAGCCAAGCTGTGGACGGTCCTTCGCCAGCGCCACCAACTATAAGAACCATATGAGGATACACACTG GAGAGAAACCGTACGTGTGCACAGTGCCTGGCTGTGAAAAGCGCTTCACAGAGTACTCCAGCCTTTACAAACACCATGTGGTTCATACGCCCTGCAAACCTTACAACTGCAACCACTGTGGGAAAACCTACAAGCAGATCTCAACGCTTGCCATGCACAAACGCACAGCGCACAACGACACAGAGCCCAtcgaggaggagcaggaggcctACTTCGAACCCCCAACAG ATGCCATCGACGACCCAAACGTCAGCTACACGGCAGCGGTGGTCGAGGCAGAAGACTCGGGCTCAGAGCAGGTTCCTGTGGAGAGCTCAGACATGATTGGTCAGCAGCACGTTGCCTTGGtaacgcaggaggacggaacaCAGCAGCAG GTCAGTATCTCTGAAGCAGACTTACAAGCTATGGGTGGCACTATCACCATGGTAACCCAAGAAGGAACAACCATAACCATCCCCGCCCACGAACTGGCAACGCAAGGTGCTCACTCGGTTACCATGGTAACAACAGACGGCTCAGATGAACAG gTGGCCATCATGGCGCCCGACATGGCCACGTTCCAAACCGTGGAGGAGGCCGGCTACAGCCAGGAGCAGGACAGCATTCATCCTGTCACGTTACTGGCCACCTCCAACGGCACTCACATCGCTGTGCAG ctcagcGACCAGCCGTCGTTGGAGGAAGCCATCAGAATAGCATCACGAATACAACAGGGAGAGTCCCCAGGTCTGGATGATTGA